The genome window TGGCCAAGGAGGTTTACGGGTGTACGGATCTACAGATCTACGGGTTTACGGGTTAGTCAAATGTGGTTAGCATCGATTCTGGGCTAGGGGTTAGTGACTACTTGCTCTCCTCTGTTAGTCGGTTTTGCTATTCCGAAAGGGGTTTCGGTTGGTTGGTAGGGTTTTGGTAtgggtttggtttggttggttttgtttgatttggtttggtttcggTATCGGTAATTAATGGGCGACCTACCAAGCGTCTCGAATTGGCGCGACTAACGTGCTCGTCGAGCgtcgtcgctgcagttgctgccgTTCCCGACGCCACCGCCGAAGTCGCCGCCGAGGTTGCACTCGAGCCTGGACAGGAGTAGGAGCTGGCGGCACCACTCGTGTTGGCCTTACTACGGCCACCGCCGCCCACATTAAATGAGTTGGGTTTATAGAAATCCCCGCCTGATTCAGCGGCCACTGGAATTGAGCAATCAGAATGTTGTTGGTTGTAGTACACAAGaagcagatgcagatgcagatgcagatgcagattgATCagattttctttgtttttgatGTCACTTTTCGATTAAACTAGTTGGCATTgcgtaataaataataaattcaattaattttttcaCTCTCTTGGAGCATTGGAGCTTTGCAGGGGGGGCTGGGTGAAGGTGGGGCGGTGGTGCTGAGGCTGGCGGATGCGGATTTCTATAAGTTACGAGTACCCACTACCCACTAAACACTGAGAGAGGAGGTTGCACACAGAAATTTTGTTCCACACAAAAGCGTTTGTTTCGATTGATTGATTGGTATTGGTTAGTAGTAATTGCTGGTGGTAGTTTTGTGATTTTGTGAATTTGTTTTAGACATTTACCAATCTTCTAGGCTGTTTAATTAGGGGTCGATTCATGCCGTTCATTTTCATGTACAAGCCGCAGGCATTGCACAAATAGTGTCCCGTGTTATCGCGTCGCCATAATGGGGTTGAAATCGCACCACAATTGACACATTCTCGCCCCTCAGTGAAATAATCGGCATCGAATAATGCTTCAAAGATTGACATAGAAATATCGGAATAAGTCATAAGGTTTTGCTAGGTGTTTGTTTGATTTGAGTtgatttggtttggttttgcaatgtttgctgttgctgtttttgcatttgggtattgtgtgtgtatttaatatttagaTTTGCTTTTGTGGTGTCTTTTTGTTGGTTTGAATTTATCTCAAGagttgaaataaaattaattgaatttattataGAGACGTAGGCTTAACGACtaagtatatgtataaataataaaaatgtactAGAAATGAGAAAGAGTGTATGGGctttacaacagctgcttaCAGTTGGCCACCAGTGGCTGACCCAGTTGGGTCGTGGTTTGCTCAGGTTATGCAAATACGGGTTTCCTTCTCGCCTGGTGTGCGTGTGAAATTCTACCTAAAACCCTCTCTCTTTCGTTTGGCCAGACAAATGGGACAAACAAGCATCGGAAAGGATTTTGGTTTGTGTGTACTTTTGGTGAGTGTCTTATGTCCTAGTCTAGACTAATTCTTGGTTTTCCAATCCAAACTGTAACTTACTTGCTGACAACGATGCCGAGGCGGAGAGAAAGGTTCCAGGATCTACGCGTCCAGTGGTTCCATCCACTgcggctgcggctgctgcattAGCAGCCGAAATGGCCCGACCATTCCGTATCACATTCGAGACCACTCCGGCTCCAACTCCGACGCCCAACTGCGCCTGCCCGGAAGAGGAGGTGGCGTAGCCTAACGGATCGAACCAGGTATCGTTCTGCAAGTGAGTGAAGTGTATGCTGGTTAGGGGGGAGCTCAGAGCAATCATGGTAGTGGGGGCAGCACTCACCTGACCGCGATAATTGGTCATCGGAGCATAACGTTCCACCGAGCCACTGTTGGGGTATGCGATCCGCTGGAAGGCTGGCAGTGTACCACCGCCCCCGCCGCCACTGTGGCTGCTCCTTGGCGATCCGTAGCCGTCCTCCAAGGAGCTGTTGTGTCCATTGACCGCCGCCGTTGCCGCAGCCACCGCTGCCGCCGTGGCCGCCGAGGAGCTCGAGTGGTGCAGACCCGCTGGCCCcggactgctgctgctggagttgtggtgctggtgctgattgtggtgatgttgctgctgcagttgctgctgctggtgttgctgatgttgctgctgctgctgctgctgttgatggtgctgctgctggagatGGGCGTGTGTTTGGTTGGGGGACTGCATGCCGTACTGAATGCCATTGGCGGTCTGAGTAAGCAAGGAGCCAGCATAAACAGAGCTGTAATCAAGGAAAAAAGGTAAAATTaggcatttgcatatttttttcatttcattgcTTTGGCTGTGCAATTATACCTATAACAATAGTTCTTCAGATACATATTATTGTAATTCGAGAAGAACATTTTAGCAATTTGTTCTATATTTGCCCAGAGAAACGAAAACTTTGCACGCGTTTAAAATCGCTGGGCACACATTTGCACGCGTTTTTAACCGCAACCTCTGCTGTTATTGCCGCTGTAGAATCTCTGTAACATTTCCTGCGTTTTGTTTACTTTACAATAATGAGTGGGTTTTGCTCGGGACGGACGGACCACCAGCGTCCAGTTTTTGGCATGTTTGCAGTTGAGCCTGCGCGGTTGTGGCcataaaacttttaattaaagaatAAAAGTGTTTGCAGCGTTGTTTACCcccgcaaaataaaaacgtaCGTAGACGTTTGTTTGTTAGCCTTAGCCAACAGTAgcctgtgcaaatatttttgccaagacCCGGAAAGACATATTCAATAAACAATGATGGGGAACAACAAATTGCTGCGTAGGCAAAACTTTCGTATGCCCAACGATCTCGAAGAGACTAGGGATCAAGGATCGAAGTTTTGGAGCTTTCGTTTTCACAGGTGCACTCTTATTTCGCGCTGGACAGGAAGGGTCCTTCGTAGGAACTCAATCGATATCCTGTCATAATacgtttttgctttttgttgaACAGTACATTCttctatttattttcaaaCAGCAGGAAACTCGCGAAAGTGTTCAGCTCAGCATTGgcgttttcattttcgttttgatttatttgtgttttagttttcagttttatttcgGGCCGAGAGTTCTCTGGATGACGAGATGGAGGCGGAgagggagatggagatggagaccGAGACCGAGAAGAAAGCACAACCGAATCGGGGCACGCGCGTTTGCATAATGACTTGAGTCGGGTTTAGTTTTATGCcaatgcagttgcagttgcagttgtcgctgctgctgctgctgcggctgctgctgctgctgctgcaactgcgattgctattgttgttgccgtgAGTGTTGGAACAAAGTAATCCAACTCACTACACACAATGTGATCGAGTGACTAAAGAATAAAGTTAACCGAAAAAAATCGCATATCTGCGTGTGTATTCAATTATCAAACAAACGGCTTGCAAATAATTGACTCTTTGTTGCCAGAATTTATACGACCAAGTCTTGCAGCTAGATGCGCACGCTCTCTGATAACAGCGTTAACCGCATTTCCAGCCCGAGATGCCCCACAGCTATAGCCAAGCTATAATATATAGCTGCATATATAGGAAGTCTGAGTGACAAGAAAAAGTGCACGACAACGATATAACTTTATCGCCGCTGCGGTTCACTTCTGTTGTTTGTCGCAGGTGAGTATTTTGCGTCGACTTCTTGTTTTTCACATACTTATGAGTGTGTATGCATGGCGAAAATGGCATGTGAGCTGGCCAGCAGCGTGATATCTTCTTCTGGTTTCTCACTGCCACAAAAGCGAAACTGGCCAAAAAGTCACATACGAAATGCGGGGCACATCGGCGTCACCATCATCCGGCACCAGATGACGTTCTGTTACCAGATATATGTACAAGTGCATATTTCCGCCCTACGAAAGATACTTTTCCATAACTCTAATAGCTCACCCAATTGCGTTTCAAACATGTTTGCATCCTAAAAATCGAACTTTTTGGACTGCTCCTCACATGACTTCATATATACTTCAACTGAATGTGCATTCATGCCTGTTTCCATATGCATATGCAAAACacgttttcaatttaaataataacatagggaaaacaaacgaaaacaGCAAAAAGTTTAGATGCGAATTACCAGAAAATAGTCGAGTAAAACGCGATCGGCAATGTGCGGGTGCGTTGGGTCCGCTGCCTCCCACCGATGTATTTATAATTTCCCGCCGTACCTAACGTACCGCTCCTGCCCCGCTTGCCGCTCCCCTTAACCCTTCATGGTGCACTGCAACTTGGGGGTTGCTGAGTCAGCAGCGGCTGCCCtgaacacacaaaaaaaaaaaaatagacaCGAAGCATTTGAggctgtttctgtttctgtggGCTCCAGTTTGGGTTTCGTTCGGGGGTTTCTATGTCACGGGATGGCTTTGGGTTACCCCAGCTCCCAAGCAGTCACACACTCGAAAGGTATCCTCACACCGAAAGCAATAGAGCTTGTTGCAACCCGAGCACCCAAAACAAGCTAGAAAAATGCGCTacaattgcaatttgcatttactgctttttttttggctctgAAGAGTCGCCGCGAGTTTCGACTGTTCGATCAAATGCGGGTCGCgccccttttttttggccttTAGGAGCTAGCTCGCCACAGTCTGTGGCACGTGCTGGTTTTAGGCCAAATGTGGCAGCAACCTGGACACGTGCAACACTAGAACTCTCGCATGCTGGTCGGAAAAACTAACAAAAGAAACTAAGTGAACCATTTAGATTTCCTGCATCTGGCGGGGAAGTCGGTGCTGCCCGGACTAGGATCCAAAGCGGAAAACTCATGAGTCAGACAAGCCATGCGTCAATAATTAAGACATTGCATATTCTTGTTTACGAAATTCGAGCGgcaatttatatatattctgcTGAGTTCGAGCTTGCAGATGATTTCACAGCGGCGACGCTATAAAATGCCAAGTGCAAAGCCTCCTTATTTGTTGTCTCGCATTGTTTACTTTGATCGTGGACAAGGTTAGTTGTCCCAATAGAAGCCGAAAAGCACTTGTACATAATCGGAAAGATGACAAGCTATATGTTAAATGATGGAGTCtgttaaaataataatcaatccCTGAactttatataaataaactttaaGTAGCATCTCCGAAGGTAGAAGTAACATTCTTGAATGTTAAAAACCAGGACGAATATCTTGTCTTTAATTTTCTATACCTACAGCTACTTTTCTAAACCAAAAGTCCTGCCCCACTGATCCTGCTCCCACGGAGGTCGTCATGCGTGGAATGCTCCTCACATGAGACATCTGCTGAGGCGTCACAACtgtgttttgtttatgtttttgttgTCCCGCTGGAAACACATTCTTGGAGCAGAACTAACTTGGTGGCTAGATGAAAGTGGAACAGATTTTCGCATTCCGCATACTGAGTAAACCACCTGGGAATGCCATAACGCCATAACCATAACCGACTGTATTTGGGTATGGATTTGGGATTGCGAGAGACGGTGGAAAAGAGGAGACCGAAGTCCGAGCTTTGGAACCAATACCCCACAATGGGGGCTTCTGTTCGGTTCGTCACTCCGCCCGAGAAATCGCGCCAAGGCGGGAGAAATATGAATCAGCCGGCGCGGTTCTCTGTTAGGTGATCGCTGATCGCTGATCGGAGCTCCGATCATGACTTTTAACGGTGTCGCCAAGCGGGCAAAAGGCACGTGCGCCCGCCCGCTTCGTGATAGTGAGCTCATTACAGTGCTCCGCGGCAAGACTCACCTGTTCTGCAAGCTGCTGCCGAGCTGGGCGGCCGCAAAGTAGGCGTCATTCTCCGGCGAGAGGCTATCACGCTGGGTGGCGCTGGTCAGCTGGGTGAAGCTCTGCAGGGTGGACAGTGCGTGCGAGGACGACGGGGAGTCCCCACCCGCCGAACTGGTGGAGTTGTTGTGGTGgtgatgatgttgctgctgctgctgttgctggtggtagagttgctgctgctgctgctggtgatgatgtagttgctgctggtggtggtgctgctgctggtggagtTGCTCGTGGGTGAGGGCATAGGGACTGGCGTCCTTCAGCGTATGCATATCGGACACGGAGGTCAGCACATGGTAGTCGGTGCTGTGGCCATCCTCGAAGCACTCGTCCTTCAGCGTGTCCTGGATGACCTCGTCTATGTTGGGCGTGGTGCCCTGggccactgctgctgccgcagccgccgccgctgccaaATGCTCGTGGCTGGTCACTCCGCCACCGCCTCCGGTGTAGACGCTGTAGAACGCAAAGTTGTTCCGCATTATGGGATCCGTGCTGGGGTAGTGCTCGTAGAGCTGGGTAGACGTATGATGGCTGGGCGGATAGGGGAACTGCCCGAAGAGATGGGGATGCGATGCTGCTGCCAcggccgccgctgctgctgccgctgatCCGCTGGTCAGGTCATAGGCCAGCCAACTGGCCTGGTGTTGCTCCTGCACCGcctgctgatgctgttgctgctgctgcgcctgctgatgctgctcctgctgatgGTGGCTTATTAATTGCTGGCTGAGaaactgttgctgttgctcgTAGATCTGggcttgttgctgctgctgttgatccTCCGACTGATGGTAGCTTATCACTTTTGTTTTAACACTTTCACTCGCGTCGTTCTGCGctttactattattattattattagtatttaTCGCACTTGGATCGTCATCGATCGCTGCTTCAGATGTTGCTGCCGCGTCGCTTGCTGTTGCGGTTGCTatttctgttgctgctgctataACTGTTGatgttggtgttgctgttgccgacGCGTTTGCTGTGGTAACCGCTTGCCTTGCTGTTTCGCTGACAACTGAAGTGAGAGCCTGCGAGCGAGCGGACTCAAGTGACGATAAATTCGCTGCGGCGGGCGTTGCTGCCGCAGTCGGCGTCGCTGCTTCTCCGTTCTCCGTTTCGATCGCTattgccgtctctttcgctgcTGCATTTGATCCTGTTGCtcccgctgttgttgttgccgctaaggctgttgctgttgttgtagttgctgctgctgttgctgcagtgGTCGCCGCTCGTCCTGCCTgccgcttgttgttgttggactTCGCCGTGCGGATCTTACTGTCCGCCGCATTCGTAAGCAGACTACCGCCGCCCGCCTTGGCCGCCGAACCCAATCCCGATCCCGACCCTATCACCGCCCCTCCCGCCGCTGCCTTCTCCTTAGGCTTTGTCGTTTTCGTCATGATTCCCGGCGCTCCACACGATTATCCGGATTCTCCGCCGCAATCCACGTACGTGTCCGTATCCGGCGCGATTTTCACAGAAACTGATTTGATTTGAGCGGCTTGCGGTTCGAACTTCGAAATACGGAACAGCAAagcaacacaaaaaaataaagctcgttaaaatttttttttagaaaacCAAATCGAGAACAAATCTCAGCGAGCATCCTCTCTCCCTCTCGCCATCTCTGTCCATTGATTACAGTTGCGTTTGCTTAGCGCTTTGCTCCACATGCCGTTACACGAGCGCCACTCGTAATCGTAATCGCATGTTGGTGCACCGAAATAAAAATTACGATCATCTTAAATTCTATCCTTGTCCTAGGATCaccatttaataaatttattatttacatgtatttatttatttctttacaTAAAGCAAACTTTagatttaaatataataataataatacattgaaatatattatataatataaaaatacaatataaaaatgaaattggatcttttattttataaattatatatatacatttttactATGAATACTTTTTATGACATAGTTTCCAAGTTTTCAAGATTTTAACAAGgattaatttaaatacgaaaatatgaatattttcgTCTCGTGTACAgctttaaatatttcgaaatatTCGATGCGAGCTCCACGCTCTCGCACTCGCCCACTCACTCTTTCTCTTTTTGGGGATCACTCTCTTTGGCTCCTCTCTTCCTTCGCTTGCTATTCGTTTGTGCTTGCGCCTAATGCCTGCCTTATCGCACTTACTGCCTCCGCATGGTGCTGCGTTGCTCCGCCTCTCAATACAGCAGCAGCTACAACAGGCGCGGAAAGTTGGAGAAGGGGTGGGTGGGGGGTCAGGCCG of Drosophila mauritiana strain mau12 chromosome 3R, ASM438214v1, whole genome shotgun sequence contains these proteins:
- the LOC117142490 gene encoding box A-binding factor isoform X1, translating into MTKTTKPKEKAAAGGAVIGSGSGLGSAAKAGGGSLLTNAADSKIRTAKSNNNKRQAGRAATTAATAAATTTTATALAATTTAGATGSNAAAKETAIAIETENGEAATPTAAATPAAANLSSLESARSQALTSVVSETARQAVTTANASATATPTSTVIAAATEIATATASDAAATSEAAIDDDPSAINTNNNNNSKAQNDASESVKTKVISYHQSEDQQQQQQAQIYEQQQQFLSQQLISHHQQEQHQQAQQQQQHQQAVQEQHQASWLAYDLTSGSAAAAAAAVAAASHPHLFGQFPYPPSHHTSTQLYEHYPSTDPIMRNNFAFYSVYTGGGGGVTSHEHLAAAAAAAAAVAQGTTPNIDEVIQDTLKDECFEDGHSTDYHVLTSVSDMHTLKDASPYALTHEQLHQQQHHHQQQLHHHQQQQQQLYHQQQQQQQHHHHHNNSTSSAGGDSPSSSHALSTLQSFTQLTSATQRDSLSPENDAYFAAAQLGSSLQNSSVYAGSLLTQTANGIQYGMQSPNQTHAHLQQQHHQQQQQQQQHQQHQQQQLQQQHHHNQHQHHNSSSSSPGPAGLHHSSSSAATAAAVAAATAAVNGHNSSLEDGYGSPRSSHSGGGGGGTLPAFQRIAYPNSGSVERYAPMTNYRGQNDTWFDPLGYATSSSGQAQLGVGVGAGVVSNVIRNGRAISAANAAAAAAVDGTTGRVDPGTFLSASASLSAMAAESGGDFYKPNSFNVGGGGRSKANTSGAASSYSCPGSSATSAATSAVASGTAATAATTLDEHVSRANSRRLSASKRAGLSCSNCHTTHTSLWRRNPAGEPVCNACGLYYKLHSVPRPLTMKKDTIQKRKRKPKGTKSEKSKSKSKNALNAIMESGSLATSCHNVGVVLDSSQMDVNDDMKPQLDLKPYNSYSSQPQQQLPQYQQQQQQSLLMADQHSSAASSPHSMGSTSLSPSAMSHQHQTHPHQQQQQQLCSGLDMSPNSNYQMSPLNMQQHQQQQSCSMQHSPSTPTSIFNTPSPTHQLHNNNNNNSSLFNNNNNNSSNENNNKLIQKYLQAQQLSSSSGSTSDHQLLAQLLPNSITAAAAAAAAAAAAAIKTEALSLTSQANCSTASAGLMVTSTPTTASNTLSSLSHSNIISLQNPYQQAGMTLCKPTRASPPYYLTPEEDEQPALIKMEEMDQSQQQQQQHQQQQHGEIMLSRSASLDEHYELAAFQRHQQQQQQLQQQTAALLGQHEQHVTNYAMHKFGVDRETVVKME
- the LOC117142490 gene encoding box A-binding factor isoform X3; protein product: MTKTTKPKEKAAAGGAVIGSGSGLGSAAKAGGGSLLTNAADSKIRTAKSNNNKRQAGRAATTAATAAATTTTATALAATTTAGATGSNAAAKETAIAIETENGEAATPTAAATPAAANLSSLESARSQALTSVVSETARQAVTTANASATATPTSTVIAAATEIATATASDAAATSEAAIDDDPSAINTNNNNNSKAQNDASESVKTKVISYHQSEDQQQQQQAQIYEQQQQFLSQQLISHHQQEQHQQAQQQQQHQQAVQEQHQASWLAYDLTSGSAAAAAAAVAAASHPHLFGQFPYPPSHHTSTQLYEHYPSTDPIMRNNFAFYSVYTGGGGGVTSHEHLAAAAAAAAAVAQGTTPNIDEVIQDTLKDECFEDGHSTDYHVLTSVSDMHTLKDASPYALTHEQLHQQQHHHQQQLHHHQQQQQQLYHQQQQQQQHHHHHNNSTSSAGGDSPSSSHALSTLQSFTQLTSATQRDSLSPENDAYFAAAQLGSSLQNSSVYAGSLLTQTANGIQYGMQSPNQTHAHLQQQHHQQQQQQQQHQQHQQQQLQQQHHHNQHQHHNSSSSSPGPAGLHHSSSSAATAAAVAAATAAVNGHNSSLEDGYGSPRSSHSGGGGGGTLPAFQRIAYPNSGSVERYAPMTNYRGQNDTWFDPLGYATSSSGQAQLGVGVGAGVVSNVIRNGRAISAANAAAAAAVDGTTGRVDPGTFLSASASLSAMAAESGGDFYKPNSFNVGGGGRSKANTSGAASSYSCPGSSATSAATSAVASGTAATAATTLDEHVSRANSRRLSASKRAGLSCSNCHTTHTSLWRRNPAGEPVCNACGLYYKLHSVPRPLTMKKDTIQKRKRKPKGTKSEKSKSKSKNALNAIMESGSLATSCHNVGVVLDSSQMDVNDEISASSATEQQQRLNQRPPVAGPTAAELHYGGSSSSSGGGSGGDQDGGLVAHLPGQLLHGVGGTYGHLNTDHGIEHIIVPESQQHY
- the LOC117142490 gene encoding box A-binding factor isoform X2: MTKTTKPKEKAAAGGAVIGSGSGLGSAAKAGGGSLLTNAADSKIRTAKSNNNKRQAGRAATTAATAAATTTTATALAATTTAGATGSNAAAKETAIAIETENGEAATPTAAATPAAANLSSLESARSQALTSVVSETARQAVTTANASATATPTSTVIAAATEIATATASDAAATSEAAIDDDPSAINTNNNNNSKAQNDASESVKTKVISYHQSEDQQQQQQAQIYEQQQQFLSQQLISHHQQEQHQQAQQQQQHQQAVQEQHQASWLAYDLTSGSAAAAAAAVAAASHPHLFGQFPYPPSHHTSTQLYEHYPSTDPIMRNNFAFYSVYTGGGGGVTSHEHLAAAAAAAAAVAQGTTPNIDEVIQDTLKDECFEDGHSTDYHVLTSVSDMHTLKDASPYALTHEQLHQQQHHHQQQLHHHQQQQQQLYHQQQQQQQHHHHHNNSTSSAGGDSPSSSHALSTLQSFTQLTSATQRDSLSPENDAYFAAAQLGSSLQNSSVYAGSLLTQTANGIQYGMQSPNQTHAHLQQQHHQQQQQQQQHQQHQQQQLQQQHHHNQHQHHNSSSSSPGPAGLHHSSSSAATAAAVAAATAAVNGHNSSLEDGYGSPRSSHSGGGGGGTLPAFQRIAYPNSGSVERYAPMTNYRGQNDTWFDPLGYATSSSGQAQLGVGVGAGVVSNVIRNGRAISAANAAAAAAVDGTTGRVDPGTFLSASASLSATLFDADYFTEGRECVNCGAISTPLWRRDNTGHYLCNACGLYMKMNGMNRPLIKQPRRLSASKRAGLSCSNCHTTHTSLWRRNPAGEPVCNACGLYYKLHSVPRPLTMKKDTIQKRKRKPKGTKSEKSKSKSKNALNAIMESGSLATSCHNVGVVLDSSQMDVNDDMKPQLDLKPYNSYSSQPQQQLPQYQQQQQQSLLMADQHSSAASSPHSMGSTSLSPSAMSHQHQTHPHQQQQQQLCSGLDMSPNSNYQMSPLNMQQHQQQQSCSMQHSPSTPTSIFNTPSPTHQLHNNNNNNSSLFNNNNNNSSNENNNKLIQKYLQAQQLSSSSGSTSDHQLLAQLLPNSITAAAAAAAAAAAAAIKTEALSLTSQANCSTASAGLMVTSTPTTASNTLSSLSHSNIISLQNPYQQAGMTLCKPTRASPPYYLTPEEDEQPALIKMEEMDQSQQQQQQHQQQQHGEIMLSRSASLDEHYELAAFQRHQQQQQQLQQQTAALLGQHEQHVTNYAMHKFGVDRETVVKME